The proteins below come from a single Agromyces flavus genomic window:
- a CDS encoding maltokinase N-terminal cap-like domain-containing protein — MDSAVAAIAEWMPAQRWYGGKGHAPRLRRIGEWELPSAESGSACGRCCSWMTRRNRPCSTRFPSWNARRPRGGIRSPHRGPRDGTHLYDGPHDAAFTDVLLDLIVHERRAVAHGATAVGHYSGAPDAARPGPHVPASVLGGEQSNTSIIYRPDGAAPLICKVFRQLHHGDNPDVTLQTALAASGSPHVPPSVGDVVGEWDDVGRPDGRARGHLAFAQEFLRASRTPGGWHSSPPPAAATSRRRTRPRVAVAEVHRSLGGAFPRERASAELIAAIDEAWQRRLTIGVAEVPALEPHRAAIAEYYARATQGAWPQLQRIHGDLHLGQVILSPERGWLLLDFEGEPMRPMAERSPSRPAGARRGGHAALVRLRRGRDRDRAPRARAEARTWAASARQAFIDGYIAASGTDLSKYRDLLAAFELDKAVYEAIYETRNRPTGRRSRFARSRSCGRRTIAGVGAVAGKAQGQTRSSPIVPSSAARRSASAESMASSFASWSSGAPRWRRRRRCRWGIRAPAASAHRPDQ, encoded by the coding sequence ATGGACAGCGCCGTGGCCGCGATCGCCGAGTGGATGCCGGCGCAACGCTGGTACGGCGGCAAGGGCCACGCCCCGCGGCTGCGCCGCATCGGCGAGTGGGAGCTGCCGTCAGCCGAGTCCGGGTCCGCGTGTGGTCGATGCTGCTCATGGATGACGCGACGGAACCGCCCGTGCTCTACCAGGTTCCCGTCGTGGAACGCGCGGCGGCCGCGCGGAGGCATCCGCTCACCTCATCGCGGCCCTCGAGACGGCACGCACCTCTACGACGGCCCGCACGACGCGGCCTTCACCGACGTGCTGCTCGACCTCATCGTGCACGAGCGGCGCGCGGTCGCGCACGGCGCCACGGCCGTCGGCCACTACTCGGGTGCTCCGGATGCCGCGCGGCCGGGTCCGCACGTGCCCGCGAGCGTGCTCGGCGGCGAGCAGTCCAACACGTCGATCATCTACCGGCCGGATGGCGCGGCGCCCCTCATCTGCAAGGTGTTCCGCCAGCTCCACCACGGCGACAACCCCGACGTGACGCTGCAGACGGCGCTCGCGGCATCCGGTTCGCCGCATGTGCCGCCGAGCGTGGGCGACGTGGTCGGCGAGTGGGACGACGTCGGCCGCCCCGACGGACGCGCGCGCGGCCACCTGGCGTTCGCGCAGGAGTTCCTGCGGGCGTCGAGGACGCCTGGCGGGTGGCACTCCTCGCCGCCGCCGGCGGCCGCGACTTCGCGACGACGCACGCGCCCTCGGGTCGCCGTCGCTGAGGTGCACCGCTCGCTCGGTGGCGCGTTCCCGCGCGAGCGCGCGTCGGCGGAGCTCATCGCGGCGATCGACGAGGCGTGGCAGCGGCGCCTGACCATCGGCGTCGCCGAGGTACCGGCGCTCGAGCCGCACCGCGCCGCGATCGCGGAGTACTACGCACGCGCGACGCAGGGAGCGTGGCCGCAGCTGCAGCGCATCCACGGCGACCTGCACCTCGGCCAGGTGATCCTCTCCCCCGAGCGCGGATGGCTCCTGCTCGACTTCGAGGGCGAGCCGATGCGGCCCATGGCCGAGCGTTCGCCGTCCCGACCTGCCGGTGCGCGACGTGGCGGGCATGCTGCGCTCGTTCGACTACGTCGCGGGCGCGACCGAGATCGTGCACCCCGAGCGCGCGCCGAGGCTCGGACGTGGGCCGCCTCGGCCCGCCAGGCGTTCATCGACGGTTATATCGCGGCATCCGGCACCGATCTCAGCAAGTACCGTGACCTGCTCGCCGCGTTCGAGCTCGACAAGGCGGTGTACGAGGCGATCTACGAGACGCGCAACCGTCCGACTGGGCGCCGATCCCGCTTCGCGCGATCACGCAGCTGTGGCCGCAGGACCATTGCAGGCGTCGGCGCCGTAGCCGGGAAGGCTCAGGGTCAGACTCGGTCGTCGCCGATCGTGCCCTCTTCCGCGGCGCGTCGGTCGGCCTCGGCCGAGTCGATGGCGTCCTCGTTCGCCTCCTGGTCGAGCGGGGCTCCTCGTTGGCGGAGACGTCGTCGGTGTCGATGGGGAATCCGCGCTCCTGCCGCATCGGCTCATCGACCGGATCAGTGA
- a CDS encoding methyltransferase family protein: MLRPRWPTPSCARGSKVARVALRLLPSASTSRRSSPAPDAPRRGGPTTRRPPADGRMAGEGSRELARGGAVRAARVLVVLPFAVPGRRSGRTAVDRAGRVAIITGLVLAGAGPLRSARPRGAGGAARGAALRTTGAYRLTRNPIYVGLLIAASGWVVWFARVDLIVVWVLLAVVLVAKARVEERRLVTRFGDDYREYAAHTPLMLWRRGIR; the protein is encoded by the coding sequence ATGCTCCGCCCGCGGTGGCCGACGCCTTCGTGCGCTCGCGGATCGAAGGTCGCGCGGGTCGCTCTACGGCTCCTTCCGTCGGCGTCGACCTCGCGGCGATCCTCGCCCGCGCCTGACGCGCCGCGCCGGGGTGGGCCGACGACGCGGCGACCGCCCGCGGACGGCAGAATGGCGGGTGAGGGATCGCGCGAACTGGCTCGTGGTGGCGCAGTTCGTGCTGCTCGCGTGCTGGTGGTCCTCCCGTTCGCCGTGCCCGGGCGCCGCTCTGGCCGGACAGCAGTCGACCGTGCTGGCCGTGTTGCCATCATCACCGGGCTCGTGCTCGCGGGCGCGGGGCCGTTGCGCTCGGCGCGACCTCGTGGTGCAGGTGGCGCCGCGCGAGGGGCCGCGCTGCGCACCACAGGCGCGTACCGGTTGACGCGCAACCCGATCTACGTCGGCCTGCTGATCGCCGCGTCGGGCTGGGTCGTCTGGTTCGCGCGCGTCGACCTCATCGTCGTCTGGGTGCTGCTGGCCGTCGTGCTCGTCGCCAAGGCGCGTGTCGAAGAGCGTCGCCTGGTCACGCGGTTCGGCGACGATTACCGCGAGTACGCCGCGCACACGCCGCTCATGCTCTGGCGTCGCGGCATCCGCTAG